From Actinopolyspora lacussalsi, a single genomic window includes:
- a CDS encoding sarcosine oxidase subunit alpha (product_source=KO:K00302; cath_funfam=3.30.1360.120,3.40.50.720; cog=COG0404,COG0446; ko=KO:K00302; pfam=PF01571,PF08669,PF12831,PF13510; superfamily=101790,103025,51905; tigrfam=TIGR01372), protein MNASVRAGRIDRTRTLNATVDGREIRGRPGDTLASAMLAHGDIEVAPSIQRGRPRGVFSADCTEPNALVQLLDGDCPEPMLPATEVELREGLRAETLSGVGWLSQQRDTAGYDKKFVHTDVVVVGAGPSGIAASLTAARGGARVILVDQHRELGGMLLDGQADIAGHPATEWIGRAARELAENEQVRVLTRSSALGCYDHNYLLVAESRTDHMAVPPPSMSRQRLWHVRAKQVVLATGAHERPVVFADNDRPGVMLASAVRSYLNRYAVLPGREAIVFTTSDSAYSTALDLLGAGARVPAIVDTRPEPSARLVEQVRAAGAHVVTSAAVVATTGQHRISGVRVCGLDADGSLTGWSSEFSCDLLAVSGGWNPAVQLFAQSGGAVRWDPVVAGFVPRQAGGRSAKVVGSARGTYDLAGCLAQGFAAGAETATLSGFRTAPPPVPQVDGDRQGSRPRPVWLVPDESRPPERRTEHFVDLQRDATVADMYRATETGMRSVQHVKRYTTISTGLDQGKGSGVNAVGVLAEILSANSPGEVGTTTFRPPYTPVPLALFAGRTRGELYDPVRTTPMHRQHVEAGAVFEDVGQWKRARYYPRGDEDMHAAVLRECAAARTGVAVQDVSTLGRIEIVGPDAPVFLDRIYTNGFAKLAVGKARYGMMCGADGMVLDDGVSMRLAEDRYLMSTTTGGAAKVLDWLEEWLQTEWPELDVYCTSVTEQWAAVAVVGPDSRTVVGRLAPDLDVSADSFGFMRFHETVLTGGVPARISRVSFSGELAFEVNVPRWYGQALWEATMTAGSDLGITPYGTETMHVLRAEKGFVIVGQDTDGTVTPVDLGMDWAVSKQKDFIGKRSLSRPDLVREDRKQLVGLLPTDTTTLLPEGSHLVEPDVSRQPPVPMLGHVTSSYHSAALERTFALGLISRGQQRLGDVVCVPLDGRDVEVEITSPVFYDPEGVRRDGPAQG, encoded by the coding sequence GTGAACGCATCGGTCCGCGCGGGGCGTATCGACCGCACCCGCACGTTGAACGCCACCGTGGACGGACGTGAGATCCGCGGCAGGCCCGGCGACACGTTGGCCTCGGCCATGCTGGCCCACGGCGACATCGAGGTGGCCCCCTCGATCCAGCGGGGACGTCCGAGGGGTGTGTTCAGTGCCGACTGCACCGAACCCAACGCGCTGGTGCAGCTGCTCGACGGCGACTGTCCGGAACCCATGCTGCCCGCCACCGAGGTCGAACTCCGGGAAGGGCTGCGTGCCGAGACACTGTCCGGTGTCGGATGGTTGAGCCAACAGCGCGACACCGCCGGTTACGACAAGAAGTTCGTGCACACCGACGTCGTCGTGGTGGGAGCCGGTCCCTCCGGGATAGCGGCGAGCCTGACGGCCGCGCGGGGTGGCGCTCGGGTGATCCTTGTCGACCAGCACCGCGAGCTCGGCGGCATGCTGCTGGACGGACAGGCCGACATCGCCGGACATCCGGCGACCGAATGGATCGGGCGTGCCGCGCGCGAACTCGCGGAGAACGAACAGGTCCGGGTGCTGACCCGCTCCTCGGCACTCGGGTGCTACGACCACAACTACCTGCTCGTGGCCGAAAGTCGTACGGACCACATGGCCGTCCCGCCCCCCTCGATGAGTCGGCAGCGACTCTGGCACGTCAGGGCGAAGCAGGTGGTGCTCGCCACCGGAGCGCACGAACGCCCCGTGGTGTTCGCCGACAACGACCGTCCCGGCGTGATGCTGGCCTCGGCGGTCCGCTCCTATCTCAACCGCTACGCCGTGCTGCCCGGCCGTGAGGCCATCGTCTTCACCACTTCGGACAGCGCGTACAGCACCGCGCTCGACCTGCTCGGTGCGGGAGCCCGTGTTCCGGCCATCGTGGACACCCGGCCCGAGCCGTCCGCGCGGCTGGTCGAACAGGTCCGTGCCGCCGGTGCCCACGTGGTGACCTCGGCGGCGGTGGTAGCCACCACCGGGCAGCACCGCATATCCGGTGTGCGGGTGTGTGGGCTCGACGCCGACGGTTCGCTCACGGGCTGGAGCAGCGAGTTCTCCTGCGACCTGTTGGCGGTCAGCGGTGGCTGGAATCCGGCGGTTCAGCTGTTCGCCCAGAGCGGGGGAGCGGTGCGTTGGGACCCCGTGGTGGCCGGCTTCGTGCCGCGGCAGGCCGGTGGGCGTTCCGCGAAAGTGGTGGGCTCGGCACGAGGGACCTATGATCTCGCTGGATGTCTCGCGCAGGGATTCGCGGCCGGGGCGGAAACCGCCACGCTCAGCGGGTTCCGCACCGCCCCGCCTCCCGTGCCGCAGGTCGACGGCGACCGCCAGGGCAGCAGGCCCCGGCCGGTATGGCTGGTTCCCGACGAATCGCGCCCTCCCGAACGCCGCACCGAGCACTTCGTGGACCTGCAACGCGACGCCACGGTGGCCGACATGTACCGCGCCACCGAGACCGGGATGCGTTCGGTGCAGCACGTCAAGCGCTACACCACCATCTCGACCGGGCTGGACCAGGGGAAGGGCTCCGGTGTCAACGCCGTCGGGGTCCTGGCGGAGATTCTCTCGGCGAACTCCCCCGGTGAGGTGGGAACCACCACCTTCCGCCCGCCCTACACGCCGGTGCCGCTCGCGCTGTTCGCCGGACGCACCCGGGGGGAACTCTACGATCCGGTGCGCACCACACCGATGCACCGCCAGCACGTCGAGGCGGGCGCGGTCTTCGAGGACGTGGGCCAGTGGAAACGTGCCCGTTACTACCCGCGCGGTGACGAGGACATGCACGCGGCCGTGCTGCGCGAATGCGCGGCCGCGCGGACCGGAGTGGCTGTCCAGGACGTCAGCACGCTCGGGCGCATCGAGATCGTGGGGCCGGACGCGCCGGTGTTCCTCGACCGGATCTACACCAACGGGTTCGCGAAGCTGGCGGTCGGCAAGGCCCGGTACGGGATGATGTGCGGTGCGGACGGGATGGTGCTCGACGACGGCGTCTCGATGCGGTTGGCCGAGGACCGCTACCTGATGAGCACCACCACCGGTGGTGCGGCGAAGGTGCTGGACTGGCTCGAGGAGTGGTTGCAGACCGAATGGCCCGAACTGGACGTCTACTGCACCTCGGTCACCGAGCAGTGGGCGGCCGTCGCGGTGGTCGGCCCGGACTCCCGCACGGTGGTGGGACGACTCGCCCCGGACCTCGACGTGTCGGCCGATTCCTTCGGGTTCATGCGGTTCCACGAGACGGTGCTCACCGGTGGGGTTCCCGCCAGGATCTCCCGGGTCTCGTTCTCGGGGGAGCTCGCCTTCGAGGTCAACGTCCCCCGCTGGTACGGACAGGCGCTGTGGGAAGCCACCATGACGGCCGGATCCGACCTGGGCATCACCCCTTACGGAACCGAGACGATGCACGTGCTGCGCGCCGAGAAGGGATTCGTGATCGTCGGGCAGGACACCGACGGAACGGTCACTCCGGTGGACCTGGGAATGGACTGGGCCGTCTCCAAGCAGAAGGACTTCATCGGCAAGCGTTCGCTGAGCCGTCCCGACCTGGTGCGCGAGGACCGCAAACAGCTGGTCGGGCTGTTGCCCACCGACACCACGACACTGCTGCCGGAGGGGTCCCACCTGGTCGAGCCCGACGTGTCGAGGCAACCTCCCGTGCCGATGCTGGGACACGTCACCTCGAGTTACCACAGTGCCGCTCTGGAACGAACCTTCGCACTCGGTCTGATCAGCCGGGGACAGCAACGCCTCGGAGACGTGGTGTGCGTTCCGCTCGACGGTCGTGACGTCGAGGTGGAGATCACCAGCCCCGTGTTCTACGACCCGGAAGGAGTCCGACGTGACGGTCCCGCACAAGGTTGA
- a CDS encoding sarcosine oxidase subunit gamma (product_source=KO:K00305; cath_funfam=3.30.70.1520; cog=COG4583; ko=KO:K00305; pfam=PF04268; tigrfam=TIGR01375) — translation MTVPHKVESETAATDVGTAPRHSPLEHRAAEFERRSASGARGVRLREEPFLTQLDLRTPPGGSSAASVAEALGLPLPAANRVTGDEHDAVLWLGPDESLIVAPDGRAESLLRTVRDAQRGGSGSVVDVSANRTTLRLSGPMAREVLEKLCSVDLHPRAFGPGDCAQTLLGRVVVVLWQLDHEPGYRVMVRCSFAEYLADLLLDAMAEFLDG, via the coding sequence GTGACGGTCCCGCACAAGGTTGAATCCGAAACCGCCGCGACCGATGTCGGCACGGCGCCGCGGCACAGTCCGCTGGAACACCGTGCCGCCGAGTTCGAACGTCGCAGCGCGTCCGGTGCTCGCGGAGTTCGGTTGCGCGAGGAACCGTTCCTCACGCAGCTCGACCTCCGGACCCCGCCGGGCGGTTCCTCCGCCGCCTCGGTGGCCGAGGCATTGGGGCTCCCGCTGCCCGCGGCCAACAGGGTCACCGGTGACGAGCACGACGCGGTGCTGTGGTTGGGCCCCGACGAGTCGTTGATCGTGGCACCGGACGGGCGTGCCGAAAGTCTGCTGCGTACCGTCCGGGACGCACAGCGGGGCGGTTCCGGCTCCGTGGTGGACGTCTCGGCCAATCGCACCACGCTGCGACTTTCCGGGCCGATGGCCCGTGAGGTGCTGGAGAAGCTGTGCTCGGTCGATCTGCACCCGCGTGCGTTCGGGCCCGGTGACTGCGCACAGACCCTGCTGGGACGGGTCGTCGTGGTGCTGTGGCAGCTGGACCACGAACCCGGCTACCGCGTCATGGTGCGCTGTTCCTTCGCCGAGTACCTCGCGGACCTGCTGTTGGACGCCATGGCCGAGTTCCTCGACGGTTGA
- a CDS encoding DNA-binding IclR family transcriptional regulator (product_source=COG1414; cath_funfam=1.10.10.10,3.30.450.40; cog=COG1414; pfam=PF01614,PF09339; smart=SM00346; superfamily=46785,55781), protein MSESADTRGRGSGALVQSVDRAVTILELVARNGEVGITEIAGELGVHKSTASRLVSVLETRGLVEQLKDRGKYVIGFGVVRLAGAATERMDLPRLGAPYCDSLAAELGETVNIAIRDHDVAINISQARGTASVTAHNWVGQRTPLHATSSGKVLFAHAPNEDREDLLGEELQRYTARTITDSEELRKEFQAIERDGYATSYEELELGLNAAAVAVYNHNGGVIAALSASGPSYRFSRRRMRELVDAMTVASKELSAQLGYLET, encoded by the coding sequence GTGAGTGAATCAGCGGACACACGAGGCAGGGGATCGGGGGCGTTGGTCCAGTCGGTGGACCGTGCCGTGACGATCCTGGAGCTCGTGGCACGCAACGGCGAGGTTGGCATAACCGAGATCGCCGGGGAACTGGGCGTGCACAAGTCCACCGCGTCGAGGCTGGTCAGTGTGTTGGAAACACGTGGCCTGGTGGAACAGCTCAAGGACAGGGGGAAGTACGTCATCGGCTTCGGAGTGGTCCGGCTCGCCGGAGCCGCCACCGAGCGGATGGACCTGCCACGCCTCGGCGCACCGTACTGTGACTCGCTCGCCGCCGAGCTGGGCGAGACCGTCAACATCGCCATCCGGGACCACGACGTGGCGATCAACATCAGCCAGGCGCGCGGCACGGCCTCCGTCACCGCGCACAACTGGGTGGGGCAGCGGACACCGCTGCATGCCACTTCGAGCGGCAAGGTGCTGTTCGCGCACGCCCCGAACGAGGACCGGGAGGACCTGCTCGGTGAGGAACTGCAGCGCTACACGGCGCGAACCATCACCGATTCCGAGGAGCTCCGCAAGGAGTTCCAGGCCATCGAACGCGATGGTTACGCGACAAGCTACGAGGAACTCGAACTGGGGCTGAACGCGGCGGCGGTCGCCGTTTACAACCACAATGGCGGTGTCATCGCCGCGCTGAGTGCTTCCGGGCCGTCCTACCGATTCTCCCGCAGAAGGATGCGTGAGCTCGTCGACGCGATGACGGTGGCTTCCAAGGAGCTCTCGGCCCAGCTCGGGTATCTCGAAACCTGA
- a CDS encoding nucleotide-binding universal stress UspA family protein (product_source=COG0589; cath_funfam=3.40.50.620; cog=COG0589; pfam=PF00582; superfamily=52402): MLSPDQQHIVVGVDGSTTALQAALWASEECVRTDSALCLVIVDEDEALQYYAARTVEEVAARCRTLRPQLCVVNRVSSGHPVECLIRESRDARELVLGGLGENPLGSVSAAVAGRARCPVVLTNGTSGSWNGPVVVGVDETADSAPLLQYAFEAASARDDPRLEIVRSWHESDNGHSSRIPLSPRDGEGPLQALERSLAERSDGWAEKYPEVRVSRSVRIGQPVPVLTRTSENAALLIVGRGDDGNLARNGPGSTIIGVSRHANRPVAVVPLRSPSGTYTG, from the coding sequence ATGTTGTCACCGGACCAACAACACATCGTGGTAGGCGTCGACGGATCCACAACCGCGCTGCAAGCGGCGCTGTGGGCGTCCGAGGAATGCGTCCGCACCGATTCCGCGCTGTGTCTGGTGATAGTCGACGAGGACGAGGCGCTCCAGTACTACGCGGCCCGCACGGTCGAGGAAGTGGCGGCGCGCTGCCGGACACTGCGACCGCAACTGTGCGTGGTGAACAGGGTGTCGTCGGGGCATCCGGTGGAATGCCTGATCCGGGAGTCCCGCGACGCGCGCGAGCTCGTGCTCGGCGGACTCGGTGAGAATCCGCTCGGCTCGGTAAGCGCCGCCGTGGCCGGGCGAGCGCGCTGTCCCGTGGTGCTGACCAACGGCACGAGCGGTTCGTGGAACGGTCCCGTCGTGGTCGGGGTCGACGAGACCGCTGACAGCGCTCCCCTGCTGCAGTACGCCTTCGAGGCGGCGAGCGCACGCGACGATCCGCGGCTCGAAATCGTGCGGTCCTGGCACGAGTCCGACAACGGGCATTCCTCGCGAATACCGCTCTCCCCGCGCGACGGGGAGGGCCCGCTACAGGCACTGGAGCGATCGCTGGCCGAACGCTCGGACGGCTGGGCCGAGAAGTACCCGGAAGTACGAGTCAGCCGAAGCGTGCGGATCGGTCAACCGGTTCCGGTGCTCACGAGGACGAGCGAGAACGCCGCGCTGCTGATCGTGGGCCGCGGGGACGACGGAAACCTCGCCCGAAACGGCCCGGGATCCACGATCATCGGAGTGAGCCGCCACGCGAACCGCCCGGTGGCGGTGGTGCCGCTACGCTCGCCGTCCGGCACGTACACCGGATGA
- a CDS encoding hypothetical protein (product_source=Hypo-rule applied; superfamily=48498; transmembrane_helix_parts=Inside_1_6,TMhelix_7_29,Outside_30_399): MTGEEKALLGALGVVAAIVPLVLGLTAGWPVWLWLPLALALAAAPQPLGRRISGRREEQRIREEMRQQQEQRQEQQPEQTPSTHPSHQVEGLWVPTQHPEYRLLMSATVHWIPAPGAAGPSPERQQAIAVDAVYRRACAVTAETGALDHGITTHRLRDALGTMRQDPAGHLRAWAQDVSLTLRETDEQRLRALDDAAKDEEIRQRRRDGERGFREYLTNDALKDTANAVVWWLAQEDVSRQRLEEAVGLVDTLSQLSALAHSPEEAARHGAAAAQWVPATGFFTSDTAVNGTGFAPQAFASDGEAPPEISGIDERQDPASIRVLFAKHMIEASHPEDDEQRPLFARRLADVLDAHEMSWEATEIRAEYGGGGGEPENSEQNTTVIPGDELDQHRSRRDQ; encoded by the coding sequence ATGACCGGTGAGGAAAAGGCACTGCTCGGCGCGCTCGGTGTGGTGGCCGCGATCGTCCCGTTGGTGCTGGGGCTGACCGCGGGATGGCCGGTATGGCTGTGGCTGCCGCTGGCGTTGGCGCTGGCGGCGGCCCCACAGCCGCTGGGCAGACGGATCAGCGGGCGGCGCGAGGAACAACGCATCCGCGAGGAGATGCGGCAGCAGCAGGAACAGCGCCAGGAGCAACAACCCGAGCAGACACCCTCCACTCATCCTTCGCACCAGGTCGAGGGCCTGTGGGTACCCACGCAGCATCCGGAGTACCGGCTGCTGATGTCGGCCACGGTGCACTGGATTCCGGCTCCCGGAGCAGCGGGCCCCTCCCCGGAACGACAGCAGGCCATCGCGGTGGACGCGGTCTATCGACGTGCCTGCGCGGTGACCGCGGAGACCGGCGCGCTGGATCACGGGATCACCACTCATCGGCTGCGGGACGCGCTGGGGACGATGCGTCAGGATCCGGCCGGGCACCTGCGGGCTTGGGCGCAGGACGTGTCGCTGACGTTGCGGGAGACCGACGAACAGCGGCTGCGCGCACTCGACGATGCCGCCAAGGACGAGGAAATACGGCAGCGCAGGCGCGACGGAGAACGAGGTTTCCGCGAGTACCTGACCAACGACGCGCTCAAGGACACCGCCAACGCGGTGGTGTGGTGGCTCGCGCAGGAGGATGTGTCCAGGCAGCGGCTGGAGGAGGCGGTGGGGTTGGTCGACACGCTGTCCCAGCTGTCGGCACTGGCCCACAGCCCGGAGGAAGCCGCGCGGCACGGTGCGGCAGCGGCGCAGTGGGTACCCGCCACCGGTTTCTTCACCTCGGACACCGCTGTCAACGGCACCGGGTTCGCGCCCCAGGCTTTCGCGTCGGACGGGGAGGCACCGCCGGAGATCTCGGGAATCGACGAACGACAGGACCCCGCGAGCATTCGTGTGCTGTTCGCCAAACACATGATCGAGGCGAGCCATCCCGAGGACGACGAACAGCGGCCGCTCTTCGCACGTCGACTGGCTGATGTGCTCGACGCGCACGAGATGTCATGGGAGGCCACCGAGATCCGAGCGGAGTACGGGGGTGGCGGTGGTGAACCGGAGAACTCCGAGCAGAACACCACGGTGATTCCCGGGGACGAACTGGATCAACACCGGTCGCGGCGGGATCAGTAG
- a CDS encoding 5-methyltetrahydropteroyltriglutamate--homocysteine methyltransferase (product_source=KO:K00549; cath_funfam=3.20.20.210; cog=COG0620; ko=KO:K00549; pfam=PF01717; superfamily=51726), whose protein sequence is MTRRSFPPYRADHVGSLLRPSYLHSAREKFAAGELSAEALRETEDRAVREVVAMQEDIGLSTATDGEFRRSTWHMDFIYKLDGINASDSTMSVRFHNEAGDIEFAPSATRIDGRIRLGEPIFGEDFAYLASQVSTATPKLTMPSPSMVHYRGGPAAISPEVYPDIERFWDDLSAAYADQIRAMGAKGCKYLQLDDTSLAYLNDPAQRAQLAERGDDAEHQHLRNIKQMNAALAARPADMAVTTHMCRGNFRSSWVAEGGYEFVAEAVFNELDVDGFFLEFDDERSGGFAPLRFVPDDKVVVLGLVTTKRGELESKDALKRRIEDATRYIDIDQLCLSPQCGFASTEEGNALDIEQQAAKLRLIVETAREVWGD, encoded by the coding sequence ATGACGCGACGTTCTTTCCCGCCCTACCGGGCCGACCACGTGGGCAGCCTGCTGCGCCCCTCGTACCTGCACTCGGCACGCGAGAAGTTCGCGGCGGGCGAGCTGTCCGCCGAGGCGCTGCGCGAAACCGAGGACCGCGCGGTGCGCGAGGTGGTGGCCATGCAGGAGGACATCGGGCTTTCCACCGCGACCGACGGTGAGTTCCGCCGCTCCACGTGGCACATGGACTTCATCTACAAGTTGGACGGCATCAACGCCAGCGACTCCACGATGTCCGTGCGGTTCCACAACGAAGCGGGCGACATCGAGTTCGCTCCCTCCGCCACCCGGATCGACGGGAGGATCCGGCTCGGGGAACCGATCTTCGGCGAGGACTTCGCATACCTGGCCAGTCAGGTCAGCACCGCCACCCCCAAGCTGACGATGCCCTCGCCGAGCATGGTCCACTACCGGGGCGGCCCCGCGGCGATCAGTCCGGAGGTGTACCCGGACATCGAGCGGTTCTGGGACGACCTCTCGGCCGCCTACGCCGACCAGATCCGGGCCATGGGCGCCAAGGGCTGCAAGTACCTCCAGCTCGACGACACCAGTCTGGCCTACCTCAACGATCCGGCCCAACGCGCCCAGCTGGCCGAGCGCGGCGACGACGCCGAACACCAGCACCTGCGCAACATCAAGCAGATGAACGCGGCTCTCGCGGCGCGTCCGGCCGACATGGCGGTGACCACGCACATGTGCCGGGGCAACTTCCGTTCCTCGTGGGTGGCCGAGGGCGGCTACGAGTTCGTCGCCGAGGCGGTGTTCAACGAGCTCGACGTGGACGGTTTCTTCCTGGAGTTCGACGACGAACGTTCGGGAGGCTTCGCCCCACTTCGCTTCGTCCCCGACGACAAGGTGGTCGTACTCGGACTGGTCACCACCAAACGCGGTGAGTTGGAGTCCAAGGACGCGCTGAAGCGGCGGATCGAGGACGCCACCCGCTACATCGACATCGACCAGCTCTGCCTCTCGCCGCAGTGCGGATTCGCCTCGACCGAGGAGGGCAACGCGCTGGACATCGAACAGCAGGCGGCGAAACTGCGGCTGATCGTCGAAACCGCCCGTGAGGTGTGGGGCGACTGA